A genomic window from Maylandia zebra isolate NMK-2024a linkage group LG20, Mzebra_GT3a, whole genome shotgun sequence includes:
- the LOC143414401 gene encoding uncharacterized protein LOC143414401: MDPQEPALGLRWMCCSDTLHYKSMQLERNPPTMRNIYRVLASQYDPLGFLVPFTTRAKVLVQQLWDKKREWDDPLLPSDLLSAWNEWEGELQHLDDISLQRCYVSPELDKSDSRRELHIFCDASQQAYGSVAYLRTEDAAGKVEVAFLTARSRVAPKRQMSMPRLELCAALTGAQLASLLTKELTLPLCRVVLWTDSTTVLTWIQSESCHFKVFVGTRIAEIQELTDSQSWRYVTTYDNPADDLTRGKRLQDLTVQSRWACGPPFLQLHRDQWPEHPATPCTDFAEEQRKPITCLAVSTDSISLPDAQQFTSFSKLLEETARCLHGAAGDNLTSENYKEAELILLRAAQKDRFPDEIQCLTTGKPVLSSSRLFCLDPEFDKSLQLIRVGGRLRRCHDLEAAVIHPVVLDPKHPVTRLLIRQADSDLKHPGAERLFAELRRKYWILRGREAVRSEQRSCPECQKWRAQPANPKMADLPLARLRLHQPAFFSTGIDCFGPMQVKVGRRNEKRWGLLFKCLTTRAIHIEVLSSINTDSFLMALRRFVSRRGKPAEILCDQGTNFRGGDRELQETFKALHPSLQGKLAEQQIKFRFNPPSSPHFGGSWEREIRSIKAALASTLGSQVVKEEILQTVLIEIEGILNSKPLGYVSSDVADPDPITPNLLLMGRLDPSLPQVIYHNSELIGRRSWRTCQVLSDRFWTQFIRHYLPTLQTRSKWQKDTAPIQLGTVVMIVDPHLPRASWPVGKINRVFPGADGLIRSAEVDVKDRTYVRPVSRLIRLPAVPEQNGQ, from the coding sequence ATGGACCCTCAAGAACCTGCTCTAGGTTTGCGCTGGATGTGCTGCTCTGACACTCTGCACTACAAGTCCATGCAGTTGGAGAGGAATCCTCCTACCATGAGAAACATCTACCGGGTTCTGGCGAGTCAGTATGACCCACTAGGGTTTCTCGTCCCCTTCACAACGAGGGCGAAGGTACTAGTCCAGCAGCTGTGGGACAAAAAGCGTGAGTGGGATGACCCCCTGTTACCAAGTGACCTGCTCTCGGCATGGAACGAATGGGAGGGTGAGCTGCAACATCTGGACGACATTAGTCTACAACGTTGTTATGTAAGCCCAGAGCTGGACAAATCTGACAGTAGGCGTGAGTTGCACATCTTCTGCGATGCATCTCAACAAGCATATGGAAGCGTTGCCTACCTACGGACGGAAGATGCTGCTGGAAAGGTGGAAGTTGCTTTCCTGACTGCCCGCTCTAGGGTGGCCCCTAAACGGCAGATGTCCATGCCACGTCTGGAACTATGTGCAGCCTTGACTGGAGCTCAACTTGCTAGCCTGCTGACCAAAGAGCTCACCCTACCACTATGCAGAGTGGTGTTATGGACAGACTCCACCACTGTCCTAACATGGATCCAGTCAGAGTCCTGTCATTTCAAGGTGTTCGTGGGAACTCGGATAGCTGAAATCCAGGAACTGACAGACAGCCAGTCTTGGCGTTATGTGACAACATATGACAATCCGGCAGATGATCTAACTAGGGGTAAAAGGCTACAAGACCTCACAGTCCAGTCCCGGTGGGCATGTGGGCCCCCGTTTCTGCAGCTACATCGAGACCAGTGGCCAGAGCACCCAGCCACACCATGTACAGACTTTGCTGAGGAGCAGCGTAAACCAATAACTTGCTTAGCTGTGTCTACTGACTCTATCTCCCTGCCTGATGCACAGCAGTTTACCAGTTTTAGCAAGCTTTTGGAAGAAACAGCCAGGTGCCTTCACGGGGCGGCTGGTGACAATCTCACATCAGAGAACTACAAGGAGGCTGAGCTTATTCTGCTGAGAGCTGCTCAGAAAGACCGTTTCCCTGATGAGATCCAGTGCCTGACCACTGGGAAACCAGTTCTCTCATCCAGCCGTCTGTTTTGCCTAGACCCGGAATTTGATAAGTCGCTTCAACTCATAAGAGTAGGTGGTCGTCTCAGACGATGCCATGATTTGGAAGCTGCTGTGATACATCCAGTAGTATTGGACCCTAAACATCCAGTCACCAGACTACTCATCCGACAGGCTGACAGTGATTTGAAACACCCAGGAGCAGAGAGATTGTTTGCAGAGTTGAGAAGGAAATACTGGATTCTTCGCGGCCGTGAAGCCGTAAGAAGCGAACAGCGCTCCTGCCCTGAGTGCCAAAAATGGAGAGCCCAACCTGCCAACCCAAAGATGGCTGACCTTCCCCTTGCACGCCTACGATTACATCAGCCAGCCTTCTTCTCAACAGGCATCGACTGCTTTGGGCCAATGCAGGTGAAAGTTGGTCGGAGAAATGAAAAACGCTGGGGCCTGCTCTTCAAATGCTTGACGACTCGTGCCATTCATATTGAGGTGTTGTCTAGTATCAACACCGACTCATTTCTAATGGCATTAAGAAGATTTGTCTCTCGTCGTGGGAAACCAGCTGAGATACTGTGTGACCAGGGAACAAATTTCCGAGGTGGGGATCGGGAGCTCCAGGAAACTTTCAAAGCCCTGCATCCCTCTTTACAAGGCAAGTTAGCAGAGCAGCAGATCAAGTTTCGATTTAACCCTCCCAGTTCTCCCCACTTTGGAGGATCCTGGGAGCGAGAGATCAGGTCCATAAAGGCAGCTCTGGCCTCCACATTGGGCTCACAGGTTGTAAAAGAGGAAATACTCCAAACAGTGTTGATCGAGATCGAGGGAATACTCAACTCGAAACCTTTGGGATACGTGTCATCAGACGTGGCTGACCCAGACCCCATTACCCCAAATTTGTTGCTGATGGGGCGGCTAGACCCTTCCCTACCCCAAGTGATATACCACAACTCAGAGCTCATTGGACGACGATCATGGAGGACCTGTCAGGTGTTATCCGATCGCTTCTGGACACAGTTCATACGCCACTACCTGCCTACACTGCAGACACggtcaaagtggcagaaagACACTGCTCCGATCCAGCTGGGCACTGTGGTGATGATAGTGGATCCCCATCTTCCCAGAGCATCATGGCCTGTTGGGAAGATCAACAGGGTATTCCCCGGAGCTGATGGTTTGATCCGATCTGCAGAAGTGGACGTAAAGGACCGTACCTACGTACGCCCAGTGAGCCGCCTTATTCGACTACCTGCAGTACCAGAACAAAATGGACAGTAA